One window of the Runella slithyformis DSM 19594 genome contains the following:
- a CDS encoding AraC family transcriptional regulator, giving the protein MRTDTKNSYLESINKAIAFIESNSATDIQLKDIAIQANLSQYHFHRVFKSLTGDTTKAFLTRLRLEKAALKLKHSQIEVGQIALDCGYQNHETFTRAFKEYFGLTPIEYRNSIAEKTTDKQKEYEKANIDLNALNVQGPIIKTIPDLHLSYIRHTGSYDKAGSSFQKLMFWAATHLVLKLKPVTIGIVHDNPDLTAEQHIRFDACVLVSKEIKPSGEIGYKKIEGGKFAVFTYKGGYEGFYPVYDYIYNVCLFENKFDLADKPALEWYVKSPPFYKPENFVTDFYLPVK; this is encoded by the coding sequence ATGAGAACAGACACCAAAAATTCATATCTTGAAAGTATAAATAAGGCAATTGCATTCATAGAAAGTAATTCGGCAACTGACATTCAACTCAAAGACATTGCTATACAGGCAAATCTTTCTCAATATCATTTTCATCGGGTTTTCAAATCACTAACAGGCGATACTACAAAAGCCTTTTTGACACGACTTCGACTTGAAAAAGCGGCTCTAAAACTTAAGCATTCACAGATCGAGGTTGGACAAATTGCGTTAGATTGTGGTTATCAAAATCACGAAACTTTCACAAGAGCATTTAAAGAATATTTTGGGCTGACACCAATAGAGTATCGCAACTCCATAGCAGAAAAAACGACAGATAAACAAAAGGAATACGAAAAAGCAAACATTGACCTAAATGCACTCAATGTTCAAGGTCCGATAATCAAAACAATTCCAGACCTTCATCTTTCGTACATCAGGCACACGGGTTCGTATGATAAGGCAGGCAGTTCCTTTCAAAAGTTAATGTTTTGGGCTGCAACACATTTAGTTTTGAAATTAAAACCAGTAACGATTGGTATTGTACACGACAATCCCGATCTGACAGCAGAACAACACATTCGTTTTGACGCTTGTGTTTTAGTTTCCAAAGAAATAAAACCAAGCGGAGAAATTGGTTACAAGAAAATTGAAGGAGGCAAGTTTGCGGTGTTTACTTATAAAGGAGGTTACGAAGGATTTTATCCCGTTTACGACTACATTTATAACGTTTGCTTGTTCGAGAATAAATTTGACTTAGCCGACAAGCCTGCACTTGAATGGTATGTTAAATCGCCACCATTCTATAAACCCGAAAATTTTGTAACTGATTTCTACCTTCCGGTAAAATAG